Proteins from a genomic interval of Elusimicrobiota bacterium:
- the aroD gene encoding type I 3-dehydroquinate dehydratase yields MKITNKYILSSIVVPIEFTVPSKIIVAVKAAAHAGADIVELRVDKYLLAGISLDKICAIAVEIKHSVKCGVLLTVRSPKENGMRRTAVVDKKLSDNIRKKAYLMLIKYVDFVDIELSSNKIIREVISRVKKLNKKVVVSYHNFSGTPSNTALSRFLVRGKKFNADIVKLAVVPKNQHDVWRLLNFCRANNNTKPRLAVVSMTSLGTISRILGFIYGSQLTYAYLKSQNASGQVSLKSLKCFYNRLHSI; encoded by the coding sequence ATGAAAATAACTAATAAATACATACTGTCTTCTATTGTTGTTCCGATTGAATTCACGGTTCCCTCAAAAATCATTGTTGCTGTAAAAGCAGCTGCGCATGCCGGGGCAGATATAGTGGAATTGAGGGTGGATAAATATTTATTAGCAGGAATATCATTAGATAAAATATGTGCGATAGCGGTGGAGATCAAGCACTCAGTTAAATGCGGAGTGTTGTTAACAGTACGTTCACCAAAAGAAAATGGTATGCGCAGGACAGCTGTTGTTGATAAAAAATTAAGTGATAATATTAGAAAAAAAGCGTATCTCATGCTCATCAAATATGTGGATTTTGTGGATATTGAACTAAGTTCGAATAAAATAATCCGTGAAGTGATATCCCGTGTGAAGAAATTAAACAAAAAAGTTGTGGTATCGTATCACAACTTTTCGGGTACACCCAGTAATACAGCGTTGTCTAGGTTTCTTGTTCGAGGAAAAAAGTTTAATGCAGATATCGTCAAACTCGCAGTAGTACCTAAAAACCAACATGATGTATGGAGGTTATTAAACTTCTGTAGAGCGAATAATAATACCAAACCTCGGCTTGCAGTGGTGTCTATGACCTCGTTAGGTACGATATCAAGAATACTTGGATTTATTTATGGTTCACAACTAACGTATGCATACCTAAAATCCCAAAATGCATCGGGACAAGTATCCCTAAAAAGCCTAAAATGTTTTTATAATCGGTTACATTCTATTTAG